In Gallaecimonas pentaromativorans, a single window of DNA contains:
- a CDS encoding ankyrin repeat domain-containing protein, producing MDKASFFNAIGQGNEIKVFELLKQSPGLIACRQEGVSPVLYASYQGQPLLAKELAARVDLDIWEAAALNDVGAIQRVLAENGALVSLLARDGFSPLHLAAFFGAFEALKELLGAGAEVNQSAANDSQVQPLHSAVAGSDRESRLNCTQALLEAGAEVNARQAGGFSALHSAYHQQHPELVALLLAFGADPEAQADDGRVPKDLG from the coding sequence GTGGACAAAGCCAGCTTTTTTAACGCCATAGGGCAGGGCAACGAGATCAAGGTCTTCGAGCTGTTAAAGCAAAGCCCCGGGCTTATTGCTTGCCGCCAAGAGGGCGTCAGCCCGGTGCTCTATGCCAGCTACCAGGGCCAGCCGCTGCTGGCCAAAGAGCTGGCGGCAAGGGTCGATTTAGATATCTGGGAAGCGGCGGCCCTTAACGACGTCGGGGCCATCCAGCGGGTGCTGGCCGAAAACGGCGCCCTGGTGTCTTTACTGGCCCGCGATGGCTTTAGCCCGCTGCATCTGGCCGCCTTTTTCGGCGCATTTGAAGCGCTAAAGGAGCTGCTGGGCGCTGGCGCCGAGGTCAACCAAAGCGCGGCCAATGACTCACAGGTGCAGCCGCTGCACTCGGCGGTAGCCGGTAGCGACCGCGAAAGCCGCCTTAACTGCACCCAGGCATTGTTAGAAGCTGGCGCCGAGGTCAACGCCCGCCAGGCCGGCGGCTTTAGCGCGCTGCACAGCGCCTACCACCAACAACACCCGGAGCTGGTGGCCCTGCTACTGGCCTTTGGCGCCGACCCCGAGGCCCAAGCTGATGATGGCCGAGTGCCCAAGGATTTGGGTTAG